The Elusimicrobiota bacterium genomic interval GCTTACCCGCTATTCCTTTGCCCCAAACCTTATCCCTAGCGATATCCTATGCGTGTCTCCTAAATCTTTTGTAGGAACAAATGCATAATCTATATTGAATGTTGAACTTTCTCCGGCTATCTTGAATCCGCCGCCTAATGTGTATGTCTCTTCATCATATCCTATCTTATAGCCTGCTCGGATTCCTATCATCTCGGCTATTATTAACTCCATTCCTATGTTCTCTCTTGTGGTCGCACTGTCTAACCCATAATTTACATCGGCTGCTACCGTTAAATTGTTTTCACCTTCAAATGCTGACAACTTCTTGCCTAATCCTGCTTTTATATTCCCGGGTAAATTATCACTGCCTACTTTACTGCCTATGTTCTGGACTGCCAGGCCTAATTGTAATCCGCCTTTTACTGGAACATACTCTACTCCTAAGTCTATTCCAAAGCCGGTTGTGTTGTTTGTATCTATCTTCTGGCTTGCCATCTTTAAACTTCCGCCTACATTAATTGTTTCATCTACCTGCTTGCCGTAACTTATTGCTCCACCCATGTCTTTGGCACCGAAAGTGCCTACGCTGCCTACTGTATCATATGCGCCATTGGCATCTTCTAATGTCTTGTCTATATTGCCATAATTAAGGTACATTATTTGTAATCCTATTGTGGAACTTTCATTTACTGGATGGCCTATCGCTAAATATTCATAACTTATTCCTTCAAAATATGATAAATGCATAAATGATAGTTCGGTTGCGCTTACTGAACCTAATCCTGCAGGATTCCAGTATACGCTATTTACATCTTCGGCTACTGCTACTTGTGCGCCGCCCATGCCTTCCTGCTTGGCACCTACTCCTACCTTTAAAAACTGCATCGCTGAACTGCCAACGCCGGCTTGTACATTACTTGTACATGTAGTACCGACTACCATTACTGCCAGCATTACTGAACTTAACATCTTACGCATATAAACCCCCTTTTTTAAATACAATATCGAAATTCTAAATCCTAAACTTTGTGTTCCCTCGACTACGCTCGGGATTGTGTTCTCGGTCGTTTCAGTAGAACCAATCTGCGAGCACAAAAAAAAAGCTCATCAGAAAACTATAAATTACTTAATTAAGTTTTTTCAACCTAATCAACTAATTCTCTAATTCTCTAATCAACTTTTCTGTTTTCGATAACCTAGCTAGCTTGATAGTCTTTAATCTTGATAACAACGATCAACGGCACGATTATCAAGACCTTTTGCTTATCGGCAACCTGTTGGCGTTATCTATCTTAGCCCTTGGTTTTGCGAACTCATCCCAATTTCTCGGGAGCAGCCTTTTCGGAGTTATATTCAGAGACTATGAAAATGAAAACTACGAGATTAGGTAAAAACCCTAATCTCCCAGTATCATAATCTCTCAATCTCTATTTTTGTCTCTCTCTGACTTCGGAGTGCTTCTTTATTATGTATAACACACTTTAGTCATTTTGTCTCGGATTCGTTTGCTAACAAGTATGCAAAACTTGCTGTTTAATAAATAAAGAGTCACTTGGTTAATATTGCTATTTACAAATTTAAATCTTTTTTATAATGTTTGCGCTTTTCTTGCTCTTTCCGAAGTATACCGTATAAAGTAGAATCTGTCAATGGGTAGGATTGCTATTTTGT includes:
- a CDS encoding PorV/PorQ family protein, which codes for MRKMLSSVMLAVMVVGTTCTSNVQAGVGSSAMQFLKVGVGAKQEGMGGAQVAVAEDVNSVYWNPAGLGSVSATELSFMHLSYFEGISYEYLAIGHPVNESSTIGLQIMYLNYGNIDKTLEDANGAYDTVGSVGTFGAKDMGGAISYGKQVDETINVGGSLKMASQKIDTNNTTGFGIDLGVEYVPVKGGLQLGLAVQNIGSKVGSDNLPGNIKAGLGKKLSAFEGENNLTVAADVNYGLDSATTRENIGMELIIAEMIGIRAGYKIGYDEETYTLGGGFKIAGESSTFNIDYAFVPTKDLGDTHRISLGIRFGAKE